Proteins found in one Enterococcus sp. 9D6_DIV0238 genomic segment:
- a CDS encoding glycoside hydrolase family 1 protein — translation MTTFPKNFLWGASISAHQTEGAYKSDGKGLSVQDTRQRDNHDIADFTVAVDHYHHFKEDIRLLAEMGIKVFRFSIAWTRIFPEGRGEVNDLGLQHYNDVIDELLKYGIQPYITLNHFDLPQALEDEGGWSVRSTVDAFVHYAETVFEAYGDRAKHWLTINEPNIMLLVDKKILGKEIPLQEKYQQFHHLMIAEKYAFKRCHELIEDGKIGPVPNISLVYPATSKPMDNQAALYFNSVRNWAYLDFSCFGRYNAVFKDYLNRNDVSISFAPEDQELMENHFPDFVAMNFYTTVTVEKPTERDGMANGISDQQSEDIMEWGFYKGFTNPYLKKNEFNWTIDPDGLKTTLQTLYDRYHLPIIITENGLGAKDELTEDGKIHDAYRINYLQQHIEQCGSAIEAGVELIGYSPWSAIDLVSVHEGISKRYGFIYVDRTEHDAKEMTRYKKDSFYWYQTLIETNQLPS, via the coding sequence ATGACTACATTTCCTAAAAATTTCCTATGGGGCGCATCGATTTCCGCCCATCAAACAGAAGGTGCCTATAAAAGCGACGGCAAAGGCCTAAGCGTGCAAGACACACGCCAAAGAGATAATCATGATATTGCTGATTTTACGGTCGCAGTTGACCATTATCATCATTTTAAAGAAGATATTCGTTTATTAGCCGAAATGGGCATCAAAGTTTTTCGTTTTTCAATTGCCTGGACACGAATTTTTCCTGAAGGTCGAGGCGAGGTCAATGATTTAGGATTGCAGCATTATAACGATGTGATCGATGAGTTACTAAAATACGGGATCCAGCCTTACATTACCTTGAACCATTTTGATTTGCCCCAAGCGTTAGAGGATGAAGGCGGCTGGAGCGTTAGAAGTACCGTCGATGCATTCGTCCATTACGCAGAAACAGTTTTTGAAGCTTATGGTGATCGAGCAAAACACTGGCTGACGATCAACGAGCCGAACATCATGCTGCTAGTCGATAAAAAAATCTTAGGGAAAGAGATTCCTCTACAAGAAAAATATCAGCAGTTTCACCATTTGATGATTGCAGAAAAATATGCATTCAAACGTTGCCACGAGCTGATCGAAGATGGGAAAATCGGACCAGTACCGAACATCTCACTTGTTTATCCAGCAACTAGTAAGCCAATGGACAACCAAGCAGCACTTTATTTTAACAGCGTCAGAAATTGGGCGTATCTCGATTTTTCTTGCTTCGGCCGCTACAATGCCGTATTCAAAGATTATCTGAACCGTAATGATGTATCGATTTCTTTTGCACCTGAAGATCAAGAATTGATGGAAAATCACTTCCCAGATTTTGTGGCGATGAACTTTTATACGACAGTTACCGTAGAAAAACCAACAGAAAGAGATGGCATGGCTAACGGCATCAGCGATCAGCAAAGTGAAGATATCATGGAGTGGGGCTTTTATAAAGGCTTTACTAATCCTTATTTGAAGAAAAATGAGTTCAACTGGACGATCGATCCGGACGGGTTGAAGACAACTTTACAGACATTGTATGACCGCTATCATTTACCCATCATCATTACTGAAAACGGCTTAGGCGCCAAAGATGAACTTACAGAAGACGGTAAAATCCACGATGCCTACCGAATCAACTACTTACAGCAACATATCGAACAATGCGGCTCAGCGATCGAAGCTGGTGTAGAGCTGATTGGCTATAGCCCTTGGTCAGCGATCGATTTGGTGAGCGTACATGAAGGAATCAGCAAACGATACGGCTTTATTTATGTCGATCGTACAGAACATGATGCAAAAGAAATGACTCGCTACAAAAAAGACAGTTTCTACTGGTATCAAACGTTGATCGAGACAAACCAACTGCCCTCATAA
- a CDS encoding DeoR family transcriptional regulator, with amino-acid sequence MKISQGDIFRRREQLIDYLQQKEQASVIELAEYFNVSTVTIRRDLLFLEKKKMIERFYGGVKLVPVSQQKIDHTLEKSHFPVTAFIDKLSPFLTDRLQLFVGAGLFSTEIIHALSYFDILILTNDASAISISHPNKRALISICGGELEKNTHALVGDFATYAFTKVEADLCIIEAAGFNTHEVTTNTLNESFVYRTMLQHTNGPKIVYTPAGNLETVGSFMIDRTFLFSHLYTDASIPEAILNNYMTHSIAIDVLTE; translated from the coding sequence ATGAAAATCAGTCAAGGAGATATTTTCAGAAGGCGGGAGCAATTGATCGATTATTTACAGCAAAAAGAACAAGCTTCAGTCATTGAATTAGCTGAATATTTTAATGTTTCAACGGTTACGATCAGAAGAGACCTGCTCTTTTTGGAAAAGAAAAAAATGATCGAACGTTTTTATGGCGGGGTGAAATTGGTTCCTGTATCGCAACAAAAAATCGACCACACACTTGAAAAAAGTCATTTTCCAGTCACTGCGTTCATCGATAAATTATCACCATTTTTAACTGATCGGCTACAGCTTTTTGTTGGTGCTGGACTATTTTCCACCGAGATCATCCATGCGCTATCTTATTTCGACATCCTTATTCTAACAAACGATGCATCGGCGATTTCTATCTCTCATCCAAATAAAAGAGCCCTGATTTCCATTTGTGGGGGTGAATTAGAAAAAAATACCCATGCACTTGTAGGCGATTTTGCTACCTACGCATTCACGAAAGTCGAAGCAGATCTTTGTATCATTGAAGCAGCTGGTTTCAATACTCATGAGGTCACGACAAATACATTGAATGAATCATTTGTTTATCGCACAATGCTCCAGCATACGAACGGACCTAAAATCGTTTATACTCCTGCTGGCAATCTCGAAACCGTCGGATCGTTTATGATCGATCGAACCTTTCTATTTAGTCATCTTTACACGGATGCATCGATTCCAGAGGCTATATTAAACAACTACATGACACACTCGATCGCCATTGACGTCTTAACTGAATAA
- a CDS encoding helix-turn-helix domain-containing protein, whose protein sequence is MGEDNQRPFHLSLMKVSDVPARMSEDLTLFLMLSGSMTVTTGEKEYRLESDDLLVINPLHQYQVKSSDKNLLLYLRISRKPLTTNFKENWLPYIDCSSSEDKSKEEFNKLRALLAHLMAAYFKKSGENELEVYQHLFSVLNYLVKTFKKDRNLLPQLKQETTDDRINEVLEQIQKEYDQPISLESLAENSGMSYYHLSRLFKKQVGMTFTDYLNQIRLMHATEALVSTKNSVIKIAMDSGFSNPKHFHQVFKKQHGVTPASYRKKYSLAKTQEDQTIESEDYQEITGAAALQELAKYLVEKDIEDENATIEQKLELTVTDTPESAYQASKKIIKIGPASEGLARGVQRELCILREELAFDFVQFEGFCEETNFENDVLLVSEYILNNQWFDFLIKIQLKPMIQLLLPEDYTDKKEVQLWCDKQIKIIRHFLNRYGREEVGQWYVQWSFPKDSGQWSEENRWGYHYFYRKLKQLIPSVKIGLMSLRSLAEKEYQQYQTFVEEQSKQRCLPDFISFHADPYATEAIKDEHALHFKDYQQELLARVKSVVSTYAQGKKQEASTWEPELFLTDWNTLVGEGNTFSGTFFRSALILESILELSKEVTGIAFWLNIKVKERQTYVREDSSLSVFFYEGLRRPLFFSLRFLNHLKGEIVASGSGYMLTQNQGQYQLLLYNSSYLDPLYSVDTFQVRYQTKKLLIQLDGLPQGNYLIREYVLDKDHGGIYNDWIRIGGQAELDRELQSYLEQKIAPKFELKKESITNTGYQLEATLTLNACQLYLLQPLY, encoded by the coding sequence ATGGGAGAAGATAACCAACGTCCATTTCATCTATCACTAATGAAAGTGAGTGATGTACCGGCTCGAATGAGTGAAGATTTAACACTGTTTCTTATGCTGAGCGGAAGTATGACAGTAACTACCGGAGAAAAGGAATATAGACTAGAGTCAGATGATCTATTAGTGATCAATCCGCTGCATCAGTATCAGGTGAAGAGCTCTGACAAAAACCTCCTGCTATATTTACGTATTTCCAGAAAACCACTGACTACTAATTTTAAAGAAAATTGGCTGCCGTATATCGATTGTTCAAGCTCGGAAGACAAAAGTAAGGAGGAGTTTAATAAGCTACGGGCCTTACTGGCTCATTTGATGGCTGCCTATTTTAAGAAAAGCGGCGAAAATGAGCTTGAAGTGTATCAGCATCTATTCAGCGTATTAAATTATTTGGTGAAGACGTTTAAAAAAGATCGAAATCTACTTCCTCAGCTTAAGCAAGAAACAACTGATGACAGAATAAATGAAGTGCTGGAACAAATTCAAAAAGAATATGATCAGCCGATTTCTCTAGAGTCACTTGCTGAAAACAGTGGAATGTCTTATTATCACTTGTCTCGTTTGTTCAAAAAGCAGGTAGGAATGACCTTTACAGATTATTTGAATCAAATTCGCTTGATGCATGCGACGGAGGCCTTAGTCTCAACAAAAAACTCGGTGATCAAAATTGCTATGGATAGCGGCTTTTCAAATCCTAAACACTTTCATCAAGTGTTTAAAAAACAACATGGAGTAACGCCGGCAAGCTACCGAAAAAAATATTCTTTAGCAAAAACTCAAGAGGATCAAACCATAGAATCAGAAGATTACCAAGAAATCACTGGTGCTGCGGCATTGCAGGAGTTGGCAAAATACCTAGTCGAAAAAGATATCGAAGATGAAAATGCGACAATCGAACAAAAACTGGAATTGACGGTGACAGATACGCCGGAATCAGCCTATCAAGCTAGTAAAAAAATCATCAAGATCGGTCCAGCTAGTGAGGGTCTAGCCAGAGGTGTTCAAAGAGAGCTGTGTATTTTACGAGAAGAGTTAGCTTTTGATTTTGTTCAATTTGAAGGCTTTTGTGAAGAAACCAATTTTGAAAATGATGTCCTGTTGGTATCTGAGTATATTTTAAATAACCAGTGGTTTGATTTTTTGATCAAGATTCAGTTGAAGCCAATGATCCAATTACTTTTACCAGAGGATTATACGGATAAAAAAGAGGTTCAGCTCTGGTGTGATAAACAAATCAAAATCATTCGGCATTTTTTGAATCGTTATGGTCGTGAAGAAGTGGGGCAATGGTATGTTCAGTGGTCGTTTCCAAAAGACAGTGGTCAGTGGAGTGAAGAGAATCGATGGGGCTATCACTATTTTTACCGCAAATTGAAGCAGCTGATTCCCTCAGTCAAGATTGGCTTGATGTCCTTGCGTTCGTTAGCAGAAAAAGAATATCAACAATATCAGACATTTGTTGAGGAGCAGAGTAAGCAACGTTGTTTACCTGATTTTATTAGCTTTCATGCAGATCCGTATGCAACAGAAGCTATCAAAGACGAGCACGCACTGCATTTTAAAGACTATCAGCAGGAACTGCTTGCACGTGTAAAGTCAGTGGTTTCAACTTATGCACAAGGAAAAAAGCAGGAGGCATCTACTTGGGAGCCGGAGTTATTTTTAACGGATTGGAATACGCTGGTTGGTGAAGGCAACACCTTTTCAGGAACCTTTTTCCGCTCGGCTCTGATTCTAGAATCGATCCTTGAATTATCTAAAGAAGTAACGGGGATTGCTTTTTGGCTGAATATTAAAGTGAAGGAGCGGCAGACTTATGTACGGGAAGATAGTAGCTTATCTGTCTTTTTTTATGAAGGACTGCGTCGTCCACTGTTCTTTTCACTTCGATTTTTAAATCATTTGAAAGGTGAGATAGTAGCGAGTGGTTCTGGGTACATGCTGACTCAAAATCAGGGACAATATCAATTGTTGCTCTACAATTCTAGCTATTTAGATCCACTTTATTCGGTGGATACCTTTCAAGTGAGATACCAAACGAAAAAGCTGTTGATTCAGTTGGATGGATTGCCGCAGGGGAATTATTTGATCAGAGAATATGTGTTGGACAAAGATCATGGCGGAATTTATAATGACTGGATCAGAATTGGTGGTCAAGCTGAATTAGACAGGGAGCTGCAAAGCTATTTAGAGCAGAAAATTGCCCCAAAGTTTGAATTGAAGAAAGAATCGATTACCAACACTGGCTATCAGTTGGAGGCAACGCTGACGTTGAATGCTTGCCAACTATATTTATTGCAGCCATTGTACTGA
- a CDS encoding MFS transporter encodes METQVEKTTSKSGVGLIFALMAGYSMIYMDKSMISTAVLPITKEFNLDAGQTGMIMSFFFLGYSLMQIPGGWLADKIGAKKVLMLSLAIISIFSFAFGAVSSLMLFMVIRFFAGIGHGGYPPSCSKSIADNFPQERRTFVQSLILSTSGIGGILAFTLGTNLINANWRYGYLALGTLFAVALVLVGLFVPNQVASAKTGAKDKPAITFSQVITNRNVLVLFVAMLLLNFLLYGNMSWLPSYLAQKFAIDIKTIGYLLAVNAVFQTAATMFAGALLSKLFLGKERIFIISATVLAAILVAAFVASNNLVLSMICLIAVSMVSVSAFTAIFTWPHKIMDQSIIGSSIGIINTGGTLGGFLAPMILGQLIKAAGGSFTLAFGFMAAASLLCGLCVLGVKKEA; translated from the coding sequence ATGGAAACACAAGTTGAAAAAACAACAAGTAAAAGTGGTGTTGGGCTGATTTTCGCTTTGATGGCGGGTTATTCGATGATTTATATGGATAAGAGTATGATTTCTACCGCTGTCTTACCGATCACCAAGGAATTTAATTTAGACGCAGGACAAACAGGGATGATCATGTCATTCTTCTTCCTTGGTTATTCGTTGATGCAAATTCCAGGTGGTTGGTTAGCAGATAAAATCGGGGCAAAAAAAGTATTGATGCTGTCACTAGCAATTATTTCAATTTTTTCATTCGCATTCGGTGCCGTCAGTAGTTTGATGTTGTTTATGGTCATCCGCTTTTTTGCGGGGATCGGTCATGGTGGTTATCCACCAAGTTGTTCTAAATCGATTGCTGATAATTTTCCACAGGAGCGTAGAACCTTCGTACAGTCTTTGATTCTTTCTACGTCTGGGATCGGTGGGATTTTAGCCTTTACTTTAGGGACAAACTTGATCAATGCTAACTGGCGTTACGGATATTTGGCGTTAGGTACATTGTTCGCTGTCGCTTTAGTTTTAGTAGGACTTTTTGTACCTAATCAAGTAGCCAGTGCAAAAACTGGGGCAAAGGATAAACCGGCAATTACATTTAGTCAGGTGATCACTAACAGAAATGTTTTGGTTTTATTTGTAGCGATGCTCTTGCTGAATTTCCTGCTTTATGGAAACATGTCTTGGCTGCCAAGCTATTTAGCACAGAAATTTGCGATCGATATTAAAACGATCGGTTATTTACTAGCGGTGAATGCTGTATTCCAAACAGCAGCAACAATGTTTGCCGGGGCTCTTTTATCAAAACTTTTCTTAGGAAAAGAACGTATCTTCATCATTAGCGCTACTGTTTTAGCTGCGATTTTAGTTGCTGCTTTTGTTGCTTCGAATAATCTAGTCTTATCCATGATTTGCTTGATCGCAGTCAGCATGGTTTCAGTCAGCGCTTTTACAGCAATCTTTACATGGCCGCACAAAATCATGGATCAGTCGATCATTGGTTCTTCTATCGGGATCATCAATACCGGAGGAACACTAGGAGGCTTTTTGGCACCAATGATCTTAGGTCAATTGATCAAAGCTGCAGGCGGTTCGTTTACATTAGCTTTCGGCTTTATGGCAGCAGCTAGCTTACTTTGCGGACTTTGCGTACTAGGAGTGAAAAAAGAAGCATAA
- the sdaAB gene encoding L-serine ammonia-lyase, iron-sulfur-dependent subunit beta, which produces MSERKFKYKSAFDIIGPIMVGPSSSHTAGAVRIGNMARELYKHTPQKLIVTFFGSFAETYKGHGTAVAIVAGVLGFETHDERIPDAIEIAEEQGVKIEFLVSAKETEHSNTVNLELIDEQEKLNLTAISIGGGSIQLTEINHHSTILNQEQGNGLVLTADQPNTAIPCVENALESPEFVKVQQLNQETVFFVETVSDISQKLVAKIKEIPGITAVMPTTG; this is translated from the coding sequence ATGTCAGAGAGAAAATTTAAATATAAAAGTGCCTTTGATATCATAGGTCCGATCATGGTCGGACCTTCTAGTTCACATACAGCAGGAGCAGTCAGGATCGGTAATATGGCAAGGGAACTTTATAAGCATACGCCTCAAAAATTGATCGTGACGTTTTTCGGATCTTTTGCAGAAACCTATAAAGGACATGGAACGGCAGTTGCGATCGTCGCTGGTGTTCTTGGGTTTGAAACACATGATGAACGGATTCCAGACGCGATCGAGATCGCGGAAGAACAGGGAGTAAAAATTGAATTCCTTGTCAGTGCGAAAGAAACGGAACATTCGAATACTGTCAATTTAGAATTGATCGATGAGCAGGAGAAGCTAAATTTAACAGCCATTTCGATTGGCGGCGGCAGCATTCAATTGACAGAAATCAATCACCATTCCACCATTTTGAACCAAGAACAGGGGAACGGATTGGTTCTTACTGCGGATCAGCCGAACACAGCAATTCCTTGTGTTGAAAATGCTTTGGAAAGCCCTGAATTTGTAAAAGTTCAGCAGTTGAATCAAGAGACTGTCTTTTTTGTAGAAACGGTCAGTGACATTAGTCAAAAATTAGTAGCAAAAATCAAAGAAATACCGGGCATCACAGCAGTAATGCCGACGACCGGCTAA
- the sdaAA gene encoding L-serine ammonia-lyase, iron-sulfur-dependent, subunit alpha, with translation MFGSIEELVQLAKKNQCKIAEIMIAQEIRTSGRSRTEIMNQMTLNLETMEATAAKGIQGVRSHSGLTGYDAKRLQAYLDSKTVLTDTTFVKALCYAVATNEVNAAMGMICATPTAGSAGVVPGVLLAFREKLQASQETQLEFLFTAAAFGFVTANNAMISGAEGGCQAEIGSASGMAAAALVEMAGGTPEQASHAFAIALNNLIGLACDPVAGLVEIPCIKRNAGGTSNAISAAEMALAGVESEIPADEVVETMYRVGRSMPADIRETGIGGLAGTKTGKRIAKELFGIER, from the coding sequence TTGTTTGGATCGATTGAAGAATTAGTACAATTAGCAAAAAAAAATCAGTGTAAGATCGCAGAAATCATGATCGCACAGGAGATCAGAACCTCCGGACGTAGCCGGACAGAGATCATGAATCAGATGACTTTGAATTTGGAAACGATGGAAGCAACTGCGGCTAAAGGGATTCAAGGGGTACGCTCTCATTCAGGTTTAACTGGTTATGATGCAAAAAGACTACAAGCCTATTTAGATAGCAAAACAGTGTTGACAGATACTACCTTTGTTAAAGCGCTGTGTTATGCAGTGGCGACGAATGAAGTCAATGCAGCAATGGGGATGATCTGTGCAACGCCGACAGCCGGTTCTGCTGGGGTCGTTCCTGGTGTGCTGTTAGCTTTTAGAGAAAAACTGCAGGCGAGTCAAGAAACACAACTGGAATTTTTATTCACTGCAGCAGCGTTTGGCTTCGTTACAGCCAATAACGCCATGATTTCAGGAGCTGAAGGCGGCTGTCAGGCAGAAATCGGTTCGGCTTCAGGAATGGCAGCGGCAGCCTTAGTTGAAATGGCAGGAGGTACGCCGGAACAAGCAAGCCATGCCTTTGCGATCGCGTTGAATAATCTGATTGGCTTAGCCTGTGATCCTGTTGCAGGACTGGTGGAAATTCCATGTATCAAACGAAATGCAGGAGGCACTTCGAATGCAATCAGTGCGGCGGAGATGGCGCTAGCAGGCGTTGAAAGCGAGATTCCAGCAGATGAAGTGGTAGAAACAATGTATCGTGTAGGCCGCAGTATGCCGGCAGATATTCGGGAAACTGGGATCGGCGGATTAGCTGGGACCAAAACGGGTAAACGAATCGCAAAAGAGTTATTTGGGATTGAACGTTAA
- a CDS encoding amidohydrolase, translating to MDAKQKITELIDAKKEQFTAAADQIWGTPETRFATAESVKPFLEILEKEGFAVETGLANMEHSFVATYGSGNPVIGILAEYDALGNLSQVADLGEQKAEHEGGNGHGCGHNLLGTGALAGAVGIKDLMEQEELTGTIKLFGCPAEESGYGKAFMARDGVFDCLDVALAWHPMDTSMAWGLSSLAVYQIYYNFKGRSAHAAAAPEQGRSALDAAELMNIGVQFLREHIIDEGRVHYAFMDAGGESANVVQPTASLYYFIRAPKLDQAEAIYKRVNKIAEGAALMTETELEIVFDSACANYLPNQAMTTAMYENLKEFGDLNLTKEDQEYSQRYYDSLDDATKAGLITRARQMNPTASEEEIQRLGTLPVLDQIGPLAFSNATSGSTDVGDVSWVCPTAQVLIGCEPQGTPPHSWQWVANGKSSVAHKGLLAAGKTIATTAYDLLTNPELVEKAKAEHQVTVGGQKYQSAIPADVMPK from the coding sequence ATGGATGCAAAACAAAAGATCACAGAACTGATCGATGCGAAAAAAGAACAATTTACCGCTGCAGCGGATCAAATTTGGGGAACACCGGAGACAAGATTTGCGACGGCTGAATCAGTGAAACCATTTTTAGAAATTTTAGAAAAAGAAGGATTTGCAGTTGAAACAGGTCTTGCGAATATGGAGCACTCGTTTGTCGCGACTTATGGCAGCGGAAATCCTGTTATCGGTATTTTAGCGGAATATGATGCTTTAGGAAATTTGAGTCAGGTTGCAGATCTTGGCGAACAAAAAGCAGAACATGAGGGCGGCAATGGTCATGGCTGTGGACATAATTTATTGGGAACCGGCGCTTTGGCAGGAGCGGTCGGTATCAAGGATTTGATGGAGCAGGAAGAATTAACTGGAACGATCAAATTATTTGGGTGTCCAGCAGAAGAAAGCGGCTACGGAAAAGCATTCATGGCTAGAGACGGTGTGTTTGATTGTTTAGATGTCGCATTGGCTTGGCATCCGATGGATACAAGTATGGCTTGGGGGTTAAGCAGCTTAGCAGTCTATCAAATTTATTATAATTTTAAAGGAAGATCGGCACATGCCGCTGCAGCACCAGAACAAGGACGCAGTGCATTAGATGCTGCAGAATTGATGAATATCGGCGTCCAATTTTTACGTGAGCATATCATTGATGAAGGGCGTGTCCATTATGCATTCATGGATGCTGGGGGTGAATCAGCAAATGTAGTTCAACCAACAGCAAGCCTCTATTATTTTATCCGCGCACCAAAATTGGATCAGGCTGAAGCGATTTATAAACGTGTCAATAAAATCGCAGAAGGTGCAGCATTGATGACAGAAACAGAACTAGAAATCGTTTTTGATTCTGCCTGCGCTAACTACTTGCCAAACCAAGCAATGACAACGGCAATGTATGAAAATCTAAAAGAATTCGGTGATCTGAACTTAACGAAAGAGGATCAAGAATATAGCCAAAGATATTATGATAGCCTAGACGATGCTACTAAAGCTGGGTTGATCACACGAGCTCGTCAAATGAATCCAACAGCAAGCGAAGAAGAAATCCAACGCTTAGGAACACTACCAGTTTTAGATCAAATTGGACCATTGGCCTTTTCAAATGCAACATCAGGCTCGACAGATGTCGGGGATGTCAGCTGGGTTTGTCCAACAGCACAAGTCTTGATCGGCTGTGAGCCGCAAGGAACACCGCCTCATTCATGGCAATGGGTCGCAAATGGAAAGTCGTCTGTAGCTCATAAAGGGTTGTTAGCTGCTGGTAAAACGATCGCTACAACAGCATACGATTTATTGACGAATCCTGAATTAGTTGAAAAAGCAAAAGCAGAACATCAAGTAACGGTTGGTGGTCAAAAATATCAATCAGCTATACCAGCAGATGTAATGCCAAAATAA
- a CDS encoding LPXTG cell wall anchor domain-containing protein yields MSNKKCLMLGLLFCTVSLSFVSRSFAEEASSSTETLMTTSSGSTVQTEKQAKVLDITPEFTVSTIKTTVGEKGSIEVKPVEGIKDLKGTFKVTVADPSVLSINEKGIWQGLKAGTTKATIDFEWSKDSLKKIQEKFPEHELAQKSIAKEVPVTVAEEKIVGITPKYNVSAIKAKIGDTGQFTVEPMGGVSDLKGTFTAHIKDEHKDVISVDANGKWTALKAGTTEFVLDYKLSDESYKAIQDKNPGSILRANSIATVIKAEVTPVGTMNITPMLDIASIEGKVGDTGQLKVKPIEGMKNPTGLFTFSIKDPSIIEIDKDGNWKALKAGTTEFTYTYTWSEETMKQLSEKYPGYEFAIQELAQVVKVTITDGTISSTKPAGTTKPTGKQLPATNEASQESWILAVGLMLLILTLAGWSKKSLTNQ; encoded by the coding sequence ATGAGCAATAAAAAATGTTTGATGTTGGGATTGTTGTTTTGCACTGTGTCACTGTCGTTTGTAAGTCGTTCATTCGCAGAAGAAGCTAGTTCTTCTACAGAAACGCTAATGACAACAAGTTCTGGAAGTACTGTACAAACAGAGAAACAAGCTAAAGTGTTGGACATTACACCAGAATTTACTGTCTCAACCATCAAAACAACTGTCGGTGAAAAAGGAAGTATTGAAGTGAAACCAGTAGAAGGGATCAAAGATCTCAAAGGAACCTTTAAAGTCACAGTAGCAGATCCTAGCGTTCTTTCTATCAATGAAAAAGGAATTTGGCAAGGACTGAAAGCTGGTACTACTAAAGCCACAATCGATTTTGAATGGTCAAAGGATTCCTTGAAAAAGATTCAGGAGAAATTTCCAGAGCATGAGTTAGCTCAAAAATCAATTGCCAAGGAAGTACCTGTAACAGTAGCAGAAGAAAAGATAGTAGGAATAACGCCTAAATATAATGTAAGTGCAATCAAAGCTAAAATTGGAGACACAGGGCAATTTACAGTAGAACCAATGGGCGGTGTCAGTGACCTTAAAGGAACGTTTACAGCACACATCAAGGATGAGCACAAAGATGTTATTTCTGTAGATGCAAACGGAAAATGGACAGCATTAAAAGCTGGAACAACAGAATTTGTTTTAGACTATAAACTTTCCGATGAATCATACAAGGCGATCCAAGATAAAAATCCTGGAAGTATATTACGAGCCAATTCGATTGCTACAGTAATCAAAGCGGAAGTAACACCTGTGGGTACAATGAATATTACACCGATGCTTGATATTGCTTCTATTGAAGGGAAAGTCGGAGATACAGGACAGCTAAAAGTCAAACCAATCGAAGGAATGAAAAATCCAACAGGTTTGTTCACATTCTCAATCAAAGATCCGTCGATCATCGAAATCGATAAAGACGGCAATTGGAAAGCACTAAAAGCTGGAACGACGGAATTTACTTATACGTATACTTGGTCAGAGGAAACAATGAAGCAGCTGTCAGAAAAATATCCAGGCTATGAGTTTGCCATCCAAGAACTTGCTCAGGTAGTCAAGGTTACGATTACTGATGGGACAATCAGTTCTACGAAGCCAGCTGGAACGACAAAACCTACAGGCAAGCAATTGCCGGCAACGAATGAAGCAAGCCAAGAAAGTTGGATTTTAGCAGTAGGGCTGATGTTACTGATTCTAACATTAGCTGGCTGGTCTAAGAAATCTCTTACAAATCAATAA